A single region of the Pseudomonas sp. B21-023 genome encodes:
- a CDS encoding gamma-butyrobetaine hydroxylase-like domain-containing protein, whose translation MARLPTAINLHKASRTLTLTYAPGEVYHLPAEFLRVHSPSAEVQGHGNPILQFGKINVGLSGLEPAGQYALKLTFDDGHDSGLFTWEYLEQLCLRQEQLWADYLDELHKAGKSRDPSESVVKLML comes from the coding sequence ATGGCCCGCCTCCCCACCGCCATCAACCTGCACAAAGCCTCCAGAACCCTTACCCTCACCTACGCCCCCGGCGAGGTCTACCACCTGCCCGCCGAGTTCCTGCGCGTGCACTCGCCTTCCGCCGAAGTCCAGGGCCACGGCAATCCCATCCTGCAATTCGGCAAGATCAACGTCGGCCTCAGCGGCCTGGAACCGGCTGGTCAATACGCACTGAAACTGACCTTCGACGACGGCCATGACTCAGGATTGTTCACCTGGGAATACCTCGAGCAGCTGTGCCTGCGCCAGGAGCAGCTATGGGCCGACTACCTCGACGAATTGCACAAGGCCGGCAAATCCCGCGACCCGTCCGAATCGGTAGTGAAATTGATGCTCTAG
- a CDS encoding dihydroorotase has product MTISIIGARVIDPASGLDKVTDLHLDGGRIAAIGAAPAGFSASRMIQADGLVAAPGLVDLGVSLREPGYSRKGNIASETRAAVAGGVTSLCCPPQTKPVLDTSAVAELILDRAREAANSKVYPIGALTKGLEGEQLAELVALRDTGCVAFGNGLKEIPNNRTLARALEYAATFDLTVVFHSQDRDLAQGGLAHEGPMASFLGLPGIPETAETVALARNLLLVEQSGVRAHFTQITSARGARLIAQAQQLGLPVTADVALYQLILTDEALRDFSSLYHVQPPLRTAADRDGLREAVKSGVIQAISSHHQPHERDAKLAPFGATEPGISSVELLLPLAMTLVEDGLLDLPTLLARLSSGPATAMRLPAGELKVGAAADLVLFDPKASTVAGEHWFSRGENCPFIGHCLPGAVRYTLVDGHICHEA; this is encoded by the coding sequence GTGACCATCAGCATTATCGGCGCCCGGGTCATCGATCCTGCCAGCGGCCTGGACAAGGTCACCGACCTGCACCTCGACGGCGGGCGCATTGCCGCCATCGGCGCGGCTCCAGCCGGCTTCAGCGCCAGCCGCATGATCCAGGCCGATGGCCTGGTCGCCGCCCCAGGCCTGGTCGACCTCGGCGTCTCCCTGCGCGAACCTGGCTACAGCCGCAAAGGCAACATCGCCAGCGAAACCCGCGCCGCGGTCGCCGGTGGCGTCACCAGCCTGTGCTGCCCACCGCAGACCAAGCCAGTATTGGACACCTCGGCCGTCGCCGAACTGATCCTTGACCGCGCCCGCGAAGCGGCCAACAGCAAGGTCTATCCGATCGGTGCCCTGACCAAAGGCCTGGAAGGCGAGCAACTGGCCGAACTGGTGGCCCTGCGCGACACTGGCTGCGTGGCCTTCGGCAACGGCCTGAAAGAGATCCCCAACAACCGCACCCTGGCTCGCGCCCTGGAATACGCCGCCACCTTCGACCTGACAGTGGTGTTCCATTCCCAGGACCGTGACCTGGCCCAGGGCGGCCTCGCCCACGAGGGGCCGATGGCCAGCTTCCTCGGCCTGCCTGGCATCCCGGAAACCGCCGAGACCGTGGCCCTGGCCCGCAACCTGCTGCTGGTCGAGCAGAGCGGCGTACGCGCCCACTTCACACAGATCACCAGCGCCCGTGGCGCCCGGCTGATCGCCCAGGCCCAGCAGTTGGGGCTGCCGGTCACCGCCGATGTGGCGCTGTACCAGCTGATCCTCACCGATGAGGCCCTGCGCGACTTCTCAAGCCTGTACCACGTGCAGCCGCCACTGCGCACCGCCGCCGACCGCGACGGCCTGCGCGAGGCGGTAAAGTCTGGGGTGATCCAGGCAATCTCCAGCCATCACCAGCCCCACGAGCGCGATGCCAAGCTGGCGCCGTTCGGCGCCACCGAGCCAGGCATCAGCAGTGTCGAGCTGCTGTTGCCGCTGGCCATGACCCTGGTGGAGGACGGCCTGCTCGACCTGCCGACCTTGTTGGCACGCCTGAGCAGCGGCCCGGCCACGGCCATGCGCCTGCCAGCCGGCGAGCTGAAAGTCGGCGCCGCCGCCGACCTGGTGCTGTTCGACCCGAAAGCCTCGACCGTGGCCGGCGAACACTGGTTCTCCCGCGGCGAGAACTGCCCGTTCATCGGCCACTGCCTGCCGGGCGCGGTGCGTTATACCTTGGTCGATGGGCACATCTGCCACGAGGCCTGA
- the hslV gene encoding ATP-dependent protease subunit HslV, with product MTTIVSVRRNGKVVMGGDGQVSLGNTVMKGNAKKVRRLYNGQVIAGFAGATADAFTLFERFEAQLQKHSGHLVRAAVELAKEWRTDRSLSRLEAMLAVANKDASLIITGNGDVVEPEDGLIAMGSGGGYAQAAARALLNKTDLSAREITEAALNIAGDICVFTNHNLTIEEQDLAE from the coding sequence TTGACTACCATCGTTTCTGTCCGCCGTAACGGCAAAGTCGTCATGGGCGGCGACGGCCAGGTTTCCCTCGGCAACACTGTGATGAAAGGCAACGCCAAGAAAGTGCGGCGCCTGTACAACGGCCAGGTCATCGCCGGTTTTGCCGGTGCCACCGCCGATGCCTTCACCCTGTTCGAGCGCTTCGAAGCCCAGCTGCAGAAACACTCCGGCCACCTGGTGCGTGCCGCCGTCGAGCTGGCCAAGGAATGGCGTACCGACCGCTCGCTGAGCCGCCTGGAAGCGATGCTGGCCGTGGCCAACAAGGATGCATCCCTGATCATCACCGGCAACGGCGACGTGGTCGAACCCGAGGACGGGCTGATCGCCATGGGTTCCGGCGGTGGCTATGCCCAGGCCGCGGCCCGCGCCCTGCTGAACAAGACCGACCTGTCGGCCCGCGAAATCACCGAGGCCGCCCTGAACATCGCCGGCGACATCTGCGTGTTCACCAACCACAACCTGACCATCGAGGAGCAGGACCTGGCCGAGTGA
- a CDS encoding YqgE/AlgH family protein yields the protein MKTLAPSYLKHQFLIAMPHMADPNFAQTLTYIVEHNAHGAMGLVVNRPQELNLADILEQLRPDDEPPASTLHIPIYQGGPVQTDRGFVLHSNDRSYQATVELEGLSLSTSQDVLFAIAAGDGPRKSLITLGYAGWEAGQLEAELADNAWLNCPFDPEIIFGMASDMRLGAAAASLGINLSLLTSQAGHA from the coding sequence ATGAAGACCCTCGCCCCCAGCTACCTCAAGCACCAGTTCCTGATCGCCATGCCGCACATGGCCGATCCGAACTTTGCCCAGACCCTCACCTACATCGTCGAGCACAATGCCCACGGCGCCATGGGCCTGGTGGTCAACCGCCCGCAGGAGCTGAACCTGGCCGACATCCTCGAGCAGTTGCGCCCGGACGATGAGCCGCCCGCCAGCACCCTGCACATCCCGATCTACCAGGGCGGCCCGGTGCAGACCGACCGCGGCTTCGTGCTCCACAGCAACGACCGCAGCTACCAGGCCACGGTCGAGCTGGAGGGCCTGTCGCTGTCCACCTCCCAGGACGTGCTGTTCGCCATCGCCGCCGGCGACGGTCCGCGCAAGAGCCTGATCACCCTGGGCTACGCGGGCTGGGAAGCCGGCCAGCTGGAGGCCGAGCTTGCCGACAACGCCTGGCTCAACTGCCCCTTCGACCCCGAGATCATCTTCGGCATGGCCAGCGACATGCGCCTGGGCGCCGCCGCCGCCAGCCTGGGGATCAACCTCAGCCTGCTGACCAGCCAGGCGGGCCACGCCTGA
- the pyrR gene encoding bifunctional pyr operon transcriptional regulator/uracil phosphoribosyltransferase PyrR — MSLPNPADLIRQMAIDLRAHLARRTIAEPRFIGIRTGGVWVAQALQAELGDQSPLGTLDVSFYRDDFSQNGLHPQVRPSELPFEIEGQHLVLVDDVLMSGRTIRAALNELFDYGRPASVTLVCLLDLDAGELPIRPNVLGATLSLAAHERVKLTGPTPLALERQDLAPASAL; from the coding sequence ATGAGCCTACCCAATCCCGCCGACCTGATCCGGCAGATGGCCATCGACCTTCGCGCCCACCTGGCCCGCCGCACGATCGCCGAGCCACGCTTCATCGGCATCCGCACCGGCGGTGTGTGGGTGGCCCAGGCCCTGCAGGCCGAGCTCGGCGACCAGAGCCCGCTGGGTACCCTGGACGTCTCCTTCTACCGTGACGATTTCAGCCAGAACGGCCTGCACCCGCAGGTTCGCCCCTCGGAACTGCCCTTCGAGATCGAAGGCCAGCACCTGGTGCTGGTGGACGACGTGCTGATGAGCGGGCGTACCATCCGCGCCGCGCTCAACGAGCTGTTCGACTACGGCCGCCCGGCCAGCGTGACGCTGGTTTGCCTGCTCGACCTGGATGCCGGCGAACTGCCGATCCGCCCGAATGTGCTTGGCGCCACCCTGTCCCTGGCCGCCCATGAACGGGTAAAATTGACCGGACCCACGCCGCTCGCCCTCGAGCGCCAGGACCTCGCTCCCGCATCCGCCCTTTAA
- the phaC gene encoding class II poly(R)-hydroxyalkanoic acid synthase, giving the protein MKDKPARGSTPVPATSMNVQNAITGLRGRDLFSTLRQVGRIGLRNPLHTAHHLLSLGGQLGRVLIGDSPYQPHPRDARFSDPTWSQNPFYRRGLQAYLAWQKQTRLWIEESSLADDDRARAQFLFNLISDAFAPSNSLLNPLAVKELFNTGGLSLLRGVSHLLDDLRHNDGLPRQVDERAFEVGGNLAATPGAVVFRNELLELIQYKPMSEKQYSRPLLVIPPQINKFYIFDLSPTNSFVQYMLKQGLQVFMVSWRNPDPRHREWGLSSYVQALEEALNACRSISGNRDPNLMGACAGGLTMAALQGHLQAKKQLHKVRSATYLVSLLDSQFDSPASLFADEQTIEAAKRRSYQRGVLDGGEVARIFAWMRPNDLIWNYWVNNYLMGKTPPAFDILYWNADSTRLPAALHGDLLDFFKLNPLTFPEGLEVCGTPIDLTQVGLDSFTVAGSNDHITPWDAVYRSALLLGGDRRFILANSGHIQSIINPPGNPKSYYLENPKLSSDPRAWFHDAQRRDGSWWPLWLEWILQRSGTLRTPRDDLGSTTYPPLGPAPGSYVLAR; this is encoded by the coding sequence ATGAAGGATAAACCGGCCAGAGGATCGACACCGGTCCCCGCCACGAGCATGAACGTGCAGAACGCCATTACCGGCCTGCGCGGTCGCGACCTGTTCTCGACCCTGCGCCAGGTCGGCCGGATCGGCCTGCGCAATCCGCTGCACACCGCGCATCACCTGCTGAGCCTGGGCGGCCAGCTGGGGCGCGTGCTTATCGGCGACAGCCCCTACCAGCCCCACCCGCGTGACGCACGCTTCAGCGACCCGACCTGGAGCCAGAACCCGTTCTACCGCCGCGGCCTGCAGGCCTACCTTGCCTGGCAGAAGCAGACGCGCCTGTGGATCGAGGAAAGCAGCCTGGCCGACGACGACCGCGCCCGGGCGCAGTTTCTGTTCAACCTGATCAGCGACGCCTTCGCCCCCAGCAACTCGCTGCTCAACCCGCTGGCGGTCAAGGAGCTGTTCAACACCGGCGGCCTGAGCCTGCTGCGCGGTGTCAGCCACCTGCTCGACGACCTGCGCCACAACGACGGCTTGCCACGGCAGGTGGACGAACGGGCCTTCGAGGTTGGCGGCAACCTGGCAGCGACCCCGGGCGCCGTGGTGTTTCGCAACGAGCTGCTGGAGTTGATCCAGTACAAGCCCATGAGCGAGAAACAGTACTCCCGGCCGCTGCTGGTGATACCGCCGCAGATCAACAAGTTCTACATCTTCGACCTGAGCCCGACCAACAGCTTCGTCCAGTACATGCTCAAGCAGGGCCTGCAGGTGTTCATGGTCAGCTGGCGCAACCCCGACCCCCGTCACCGTGAGTGGGGCCTGTCCAGCTATGTGCAGGCCCTGGAGGAAGCGCTCAACGCCTGCCGCAGCATCAGCGGCAACCGCGACCCCAACCTCATGGGCGCCTGCGCCGGCGGCTTGACCATGGCCGCGCTGCAGGGCCACTTGCAAGCTAAGAAGCAGCTGCACAAGGTACGCAGCGCCACTTACCTGGTGAGCCTGCTCGACAGCCAGTTCGACAGCCCCGCCAGCCTGTTCGCCGACGAACAGACCATCGAGGCGGCCAAGCGCCGCTCCTATCAGCGCGGCGTACTGGACGGCGGCGAGGTGGCACGGATCTTCGCCTGGATGCGCCCCAACGACCTGATCTGGAACTATTGGGTCAACAACTACCTGATGGGCAAGACACCGCCGGCCTTCGACATCCTCTACTGGAACGCCGACAGCACGCGCCTGCCGGCCGCGCTGCACGGCGACCTGCTGGATTTCTTCAAGCTCAACCCGCTGACCTTCCCCGAAGGCCTTGAGGTGTGCGGTACACCGATCGACCTCACGCAGGTCGGGCTGGACAGCTTCACCGTGGCCGGCAGCAACGACCACATCACCCCCTGGGACGCGGTGTACCGTTCGGCCCTGCTGCTCGGCGGCGACCGGCGCTTCATTCTGGCCAACAGCGGTCATATCCAGAGCATCATCAACCCGCCCGGCAACCCAAAGTCCTACTACCTGGAAAACCCCAAGCTCTCCAGCGACCCGCGGGCCTGGTTCCACGACGCCCAACGCCGCGACGGCAGCTGGTGGCCCCTGTGGCTGGAATGGATACTGCAGCGCTCCGGCACGCTCAGGACCCCACGCGACGACCTGGGCAGCACCACTTATCCACCGCTGGGCCCCGCGCCCGGCAGCTACGTACTGGCACGCTGA
- the hslU gene encoding ATP-dependent protease ATPase subunit HslU has product MSMTPREIVHELNRHIIGQDDAKRAVAIALRNRWRRMQLPAELRAEVTPKNILMIGPTGVGKTEIARRLAKLANAPFIKVEATKFTEVGYVGRDVESIIRDLADAALKMLREQEIVRVRHRAEDAAEDRILDALLPQARVSSFSEEAQQSSSDSNTRQLFRKRLREGQLDDKEIEIEVAESMGVEIAAPPGMEEMTNQLQSLFANMGKGKRKARKLKVKDALKMVRDEEAGRLVNEEELKAKALEAVEQHGIVFIDEIDKVAKRGNVGGADVSREGVQRDLLPLIEGCTVNTKLGMVKTDHILFIASGAFHLSKPSDLVPELQGRLPIRVELKALTPEDFERILKEPHASLTEQYSALLKTEGLNIEFADEGLKRLAEIAYQVNEKTENIGARRLHTLLERLLEEVSFSAGDLASAHDETPIHIDAAYVNSHLGELAQNEDLSRYIL; this is encoded by the coding sequence ATGTCCATGACCCCACGCGAAATCGTCCACGAACTCAACCGCCACATCATCGGCCAGGACGACGCCAAGCGCGCTGTCGCCATTGCCCTGCGCAACCGCTGGCGGCGCATGCAGCTCCCCGCCGAGCTGCGTGCCGAAGTCACCCCCAAGAACATCCTGATGATTGGCCCCACCGGCGTGGGCAAGACTGAAATCGCCCGCCGCCTGGCCAAGCTGGCCAACGCACCGTTCATCAAGGTCGAAGCGACCAAGTTCACCGAGGTCGGCTATGTCGGCCGTGACGTCGAATCGATCATCCGCGACCTGGCCGACGCCGCGCTGAAGATGCTGCGCGAGCAGGAGATCGTCCGCGTGCGCCACCGCGCCGAGGACGCCGCCGAGGACCGCATCCTCGACGCCCTGCTGCCACAGGCGCGGGTCAGCAGCTTCAGCGAGGAAGCCCAGCAGAGCAGCAGCGACTCCAACACTCGCCAGCTGTTCCGCAAGCGCCTGCGCGAAGGCCAGCTGGACGACAAGGAAATCGAGATCGAAGTCGCCGAAAGCATGGGTGTCGAGATCGCCGCGCCACCCGGCATGGAAGAGATGACCAACCAGCTGCAAAGCCTGTTCGCCAACATGGGCAAGGGCAAGCGCAAGGCACGCAAGCTCAAGGTCAAGGACGCGCTGAAGATGGTCCGTGACGAAGAAGCCGGCCGCCTGGTCAATGAGGAAGAGCTCAAGGCCAAGGCCCTGGAAGCGGTCGAGCAGCACGGTATCGTGTTCATCGACGAGATCGACAAGGTTGCCAAGCGTGGCAACGTCGGCGGCGCCGATGTCTCCCGTGAAGGCGTGCAGCGCGACCTGCTGCCGCTGATCGAAGGTTGCACCGTCAATACCAAGCTGGGCATGGTCAAGACCGACCACATCCTGTTCATCGCCTCCGGTGCGTTCCATCTGAGCAAGCCGAGCGACCTGGTGCCCGAATTGCAGGGCCGTCTGCCGATCCGTGTCGAGCTCAAGGCGCTGACCCCGGAAGACTTCGAGCGCATCCTCAAGGAACCGCACGCCTCGCTGACCGAGCAGTACAGCGCCCTGCTCAAGACCGAGGGCCTGAACATCGAGTTCGCCGACGAGGGCCTCAAGCGCCTGGCCGAGATCGCCTACCAGGTCAACGAGAAAACCGAGAACATCGGTGCCCGCCGCCTGCACACCCTGCTCGAGCGCCTGCTCGAAGAGGTGTCGTTCAGCGCCGGCGACCTGGCCAGCGCCCACGACGAGACGCCGATCCACATCGACGCCGCCTACGTCAACAGCCACCTGGGTGAGCTGGCGCAGAACGAAGACCTGTCGCGTTACATCCTGTAA
- the phaZ gene encoding poly(3-hydroxyalkanoate) depolymerase has product MPQPYIFRTVELDDQSIRTAVRPGKPHLTPLLIFNGIGANLELVFPFIEALDPDLEVIAFDVPGVGGSSTPRHPYRFPGLAKLTARMLDYLDYGQVNVIGVSWGGALAQQFAHDYPERCKKLVLAATAAGAVMVPGKPKVLWMMASPRRYVQPSHVIRIAPLIYGGGFRRDPDLAMHHASKVRSGGKLGYYWQLFAGLGWTSIHWLHKIHQPTLVLAGDDDPLIPLINMRLLAWRIPNAQLHIIDDGHLFLITRAEAVAPIIMKFLEQERQRAVMHPRPAARG; this is encoded by the coding sequence ATGCCGCAACCGTACATCTTCAGGACCGTCGAGCTGGACGACCAGTCCATCCGCACTGCGGTCCGCCCGGGCAAGCCCCACCTGACGCCGCTGCTGATATTCAACGGCATCGGCGCCAACCTCGAGCTGGTGTTTCCATTCATCGAGGCCCTGGACCCGGACCTGGAGGTCATCGCCTTCGACGTGCCCGGGGTGGGCGGCTCGTCCACGCCCCGTCACCCCTACCGTTTTCCCGGCCTGGCCAAGTTGACTGCAAGGATGCTCGACTACCTGGACTACGGCCAGGTCAACGTCATCGGCGTGTCCTGGGGCGGCGCCCTGGCCCAGCAGTTCGCCCACGACTACCCCGAACGCTGCAAGAAACTGGTGCTGGCCGCCACCGCCGCCGGCGCGGTGATGGTACCGGGCAAGCCCAAGGTGTTGTGGATGATGGCCAGCCCACGGCGCTACGTGCAGCCCTCCCATGTGATCCGCATCGCGCCGCTGATCTATGGCGGCGGCTTTCGCCGGGATCCGGACCTGGCCATGCACCATGCCTCGAAGGTGCGTTCGGGCGGCAAGCTGGGCTACTACTGGCAACTGTTCGCCGGGCTCGGCTGGACCAGCATCCACTGGCTGCACAAGATCCACCAGCCCACCCTGGTGCTGGCCGGCGACGACGATCCGCTGATCCCGCTGATCAACATGCGCCTGCTGGCCTGGCGGATTCCCAATGCCCAGCTACACATAATCGATGATGGCCACCTGTTCCTGATCACCCGGGCCGAGGCCGTCGCACCGATCATCATGAAATTCCTCGAGCAAGAACGCCAACGCGCGGTCATGCACCCTCGGCCAGCGGCACGGGGGTAG
- the ruvX gene encoding Holliday junction resolvase RuvX, with protein sequence MAELRLLLGFDYGTRQIGVAVGQVITGQARELCTLKAQNGVPDWNQVEKLIKEWKPDAIVVGLPLNMDGTPSEMSERAEKFARRLHGRYNLPVHTHDERLTTFEAKGEQMARGGRHGSYRDNPVDAIAAALLLQGWLEANT encoded by the coding sequence ATGGCCGAACTGCGCTTGCTGCTTGGCTTCGACTACGGCACCCGGCAGATCGGCGTGGCCGTCGGCCAGGTGATCACCGGCCAGGCCCGAGAACTGTGCACGCTCAAGGCGCAGAACGGTGTGCCGGACTGGAACCAGGTCGAGAAGCTGATCAAGGAATGGAAACCCGACGCCATCGTCGTCGGCCTGCCACTGAACATGGACGGCACGCCCAGCGAGATGAGCGAACGCGCCGAAAAATTCGCCCGTCGCCTGCACGGCCGCTACAACCTGCCGGTACACACCCACGACGAACGGCTCACCACCTTCGAAGCCAAGGGCGAGCAGATGGCCCGTGGCGGCCGTCATGGCAGCTACCGCGACAATCCGGTCGACGCCATCGCCGCGGCCCTGCTGCTGCAAGGCTGGCTGGAGGCCAACACTTAA
- a CDS encoding aspartate carbamoyltransferase catalytic subunit codes for MTPFDAKRPLQLNDQGQLRHFLSLDGLPRELLTEILDTADSFLEVGARAVKKVPLLRGKTVCNVFFENSTRTRTTFELAAQRLSADVISLNVSTSSTSKGETLFDTLRNLEAMAADMFVVRHSDSGAAHFIAEHVCPDVAVINGGDGRHAHPTQGMLDMLTIRRHKGSFENLSVAIVGDILHSRVARSDMLALKALGCPDIRVIGPKTLIPIGIEQYGVKVYTDLAEGLKDVDVVIMLRLQRERMAGGLLPSEGEFYRLFGLTTARLAGAKPDAIVMHPGPINRGVEIESAVADGQHSVILNQVTYGIAVRMAVLSMAMSGQNAQRQFEQENAQ; via the coding sequence ATGACGCCATTCGACGCCAAGCGCCCGCTGCAGCTCAATGATCAGGGCCAGCTGCGCCACTTCCTCTCGCTCGACGGTTTGCCCCGCGAACTGCTGACCGAGATCCTCGACACCGCCGACTCGTTCCTCGAAGTCGGCGCCCGGGCCGTGAAGAAAGTCCCGCTGCTGCGCGGCAAGACCGTGTGCAACGTGTTCTTCGAGAACTCCACCCGTACCCGCACCACCTTCGAGCTGGCCGCCCAGCGCCTGTCGGCGGACGTGATCAGCCTGAACGTGTCGACCTCCTCGACCAGCAAGGGCGAGACCCTGTTCGACACCCTGCGCAACCTGGAGGCCATGGCCGCCGACATGTTCGTCGTGCGCCACTCCGACTCCGGCGCCGCCCATTTCATCGCCGAGCACGTGTGCCCGGATGTGGCGGTGATCAACGGCGGTGACGGCCGCCACGCCCACCCGACCCAGGGCATGCTCGACATGCTGACCATCCGTCGGCACAAGGGCAGCTTCGAGAACCTGTCGGTGGCCATCGTCGGCGATATCCTGCACTCGCGCGTGGCCCGCTCCGACATGCTCGCGCTCAAGGCGCTGGGCTGCCCGGACATCCGCGTGATCGGCCCGAAGACGCTGATCCCGATCGGCATCGAGCAGTACGGCGTGAAGGTGTACACGGACCTCGCCGAAGGCCTCAAGGATGTCGACGTGGTGATCATGCTGCGCCTGCAGCGTGAGCGAATGGCCGGCGGCCTGCTGCCCAGCGAGGGCGAGTTCTACCGCCTGTTCGGCCTGACCACCGCGCGCCTGGCCGGTGCCAAACCCGACGCCATTGTCATGCACCCGGGCCCGATCAACCGCGGCGTGGAGATCGAGTCGGCAGTGGCCGACGGCCAGCATTCGGTGATCCTCAATCAGGTCACCTACGGCATCGCCGTACGCATGGCAGTACTGTCCATGGCCATGAGCGGGCAGAACGCGCAACGTCAATTCGAGCAGGAGAACGCCCAGTGA
- the phaC gene encoding class II poly(R)-hydroxyalkanoic acid synthase produces MSNKNNDELQRQASENTLGLNPVIGIRRKDLLTSARTVLRQAMRQPLHSAKHVAHFGLELKNVLLGKSALQPEGDDRRFSDPAWSKNPLYRRYLQTYLAWRKELNDWISESDLSPQDISRGQFVINLVTEAMAPTNTLSNPAAVKRFFETGGKSLLDGLSNLAKDIVNNGGMPSQVNMEAFEVGKNLGTSEGAVVYRNDVLELIQYSPITEQVHSRPLLVVPPQINKFYVFDLSPEKSLARFCLRSQQQTFIVSWRNPTKAQREWGLSTYIDALKEAVDAVLAITGSKDLNMLGACSGGITCTALVGHYAALGEKKVNALTLLVSVLDTTVDTQVALFVDEQTLEAAKRHSYQSGVLEGSDMAKVFAWMRPNDLIWNYWVNNYLLGNEPPVFDILFWNNDTTRLPAAFHGDLIEMFKNNPLIRSNALEVCGTAIDLKQVDCDIYSVAGTADHITPWQSCYRSAHLFGGKIEFVLSNSGHIQSILNPPGNPKARFMTGEDRPDDPVAWQENAVKHADSWWLHWQAWLGERAGELKKAPTRLGNRAYTAGEAAPGTYVHER; encoded by the coding sequence ATGAGTAACAAGAACAACGATGAGTTGCAGCGGCAGGCCTCGGAAAACACCCTGGGGCTGAACCCGGTCATCGGCATTCGCCGCAAGGATCTACTTACATCGGCACGCACGGTATTACGCCAGGCCATGCGCCAGCCCTTGCACAGCGCCAAGCACGTGGCGCACTTCGGCCTGGAGCTGAAAAACGTCCTGCTGGGCAAGTCGGCCCTGCAACCGGAAGGCGACGACCGTCGCTTCAGCGACCCGGCGTGGAGCAAGAACCCCCTTTATCGCCGCTACCTGCAGACCTACCTGGCCTGGCGCAAGGAACTCAACGACTGGATCAGCGAGAGTGACCTGTCGCCGCAGGACATCAGCCGCGGGCAGTTCGTCATCAACCTGGTGACCGAGGCCATGGCGCCCACCAACACCCTCTCCAACCCGGCCGCGGTCAAACGCTTCTTCGAGACCGGCGGCAAGAGCCTGCTCGACGGGTTGTCCAACCTGGCCAAGGACATCGTCAACAACGGCGGCATGCCCAGCCAGGTGAACATGGAGGCTTTCGAGGTCGGCAAGAATCTGGGCACCAGCGAAGGCGCGGTGGTGTACCGCAACGATGTGCTGGAGCTGATCCAGTACAGCCCCATCACCGAGCAGGTGCACAGCCGCCCGTTGCTGGTGGTGCCGCCGCAGATCAACAAGTTCTACGTATTCGACCTGAGCCCGGAAAAGAGCCTGGCGCGCTTCTGCCTGCGCTCGCAGCAACAGACCTTCATCGTCAGCTGGCGCAACCCGACCAAGGCCCAGCGCGAGTGGGGCCTGTCCACCTACATCGACGCACTCAAGGAAGCCGTCGACGCGGTGCTGGCGATCACTGGCAGCAAGGACCTGAACATGCTCGGTGCCTGCTCCGGCGGTATCACCTGCACGGCGCTGGTGGGCCACTACGCCGCCCTCGGCGAGAAAAAGGTCAATGCCCTGACCCTGCTGGTGAGCGTGCTCGACACCACTGTCGACACCCAGGTGGCATTGTTCGTCGACGAGCAAACCCTGGAAGCGGCCAAGCGCCACTCCTACCAGTCCGGCGTGCTGGAAGGCAGCGACATGGCCAAGGTGTTCGCCTGGATGCGCCCCAACGACCTGATCTGGAACTACTGGGTCAACAACTACCTGCTCGGCAACGAGCCACCGGTGTTCGACATTCTGTTCTGGAACAACGACACCACCCGACTGCCGGCCGCCTTCCACGGCGACCTGATCGAGATGTTCAAGAACAACCCGCTGATCCGCTCCAACGCCCTCGAAGTGTGCGGCACGGCCATCGACCTGAAGCAGGTCGACTGCGACATCTACAGCGTTGCCGGCACCGCCGACCACATCACCCCGTGGCAGTCGTGCTACCGCTCGGCACACCTGTTCGGCGGCAAGATCGAGTTCGTGCTGTCCAACAGCGGCCATATCCAGAGCATCCTCAACCCCCCGGGCAACCCCAAGGCGCGCTTCATGACCGGCGAAGACCGCCCGGACGACCCGGTGGCCTGGCAGGAGAACGCGGTCAAGCATGCCGACTCCTGGTGGCTGCACTGGCAGGCCTGGCTGGGTGAGCGCGCCGGCGAACTCAAGAAGGCACCTACACGGCTGGGTAACCGCGCCTATACCGCGGGCGAGGCCGCACCGGGAACATACGTGCACGAGCGTTGA